In one window of Streptomyces sp. FXJ1.172 DNA:
- a CDS encoding GlxA family transcriptional regulator, whose translation MRQRRVVIVVYPGAQTLDVSGPLEVFDTVNRLMADDAAAYRLQCVSPGAPSVATSAGLVVQADPLDAAEGAIDTLLVPGGPGLKEALADTSFVAWIRCAAARSRRVTSVCGGAFLLAEAGLLDGRRATTHWAFGVQLARRYPEVTVDPEPIYVRDGPYVTSAGVSTGIDMALALVEDDLGAARALEVAKYLVLYFKRPGGQTQFSMVLDTQLTDQRPIRAVQDWIQENLHRTLPVSELAARASMSPRHFARVFGRTVGTTPGQYVRRLRIARARQLLEATDLTVCQIASRCGFTAIETFLRAFAAVVGLTPAQYRHHFQLQTHSGPAVEPAGAERRPA comes from the coding sequence ATGAGGCAACGACGTGTTGTGATCGTGGTCTACCCCGGTGCCCAGACCCTGGACGTCAGCGGACCGCTCGAGGTCTTCGACACCGTGAACCGCCTGATGGCGGACGACGCGGCCGCCTACCGTCTGCAGTGCGTCTCGCCCGGGGCCCCGTCGGTGGCCACCTCCGCCGGTCTCGTCGTGCAGGCCGACCCCCTGGACGCTGCGGAGGGGGCGATCGACACCCTCCTCGTGCCCGGCGGGCCGGGACTCAAAGAGGCCCTGGCGGACACGTCCTTCGTCGCGTGGATCAGGTGCGCCGCGGCCCGGTCCCGACGCGTGACCTCCGTGTGCGGCGGCGCCTTTCTGCTGGCGGAGGCCGGTCTGCTCGACGGACGGCGGGCCACCACGCACTGGGCCTTCGGTGTTCAGCTGGCGCGTCGCTACCCCGAGGTGACGGTGGACCCCGAGCCGATCTACGTCCGGGACGGCCCGTACGTCACCTCGGCGGGGGTGTCGACAGGCATCGACATGGCCCTGGCCCTGGTGGAGGACGACCTCGGGGCGGCACGCGCCCTGGAGGTGGCGAAGTACCTGGTGCTGTACTTCAAACGGCCCGGTGGCCAGACCCAGTTCAGCATGGTCCTCGACACGCAGCTGACCGATCAGAGGCCGATCCGGGCCGTTCAGGACTGGATCCAGGAGAACCTCCATCGCACGCTGCCGGTGTCCGAACTCGCCGCACGCGCGAGCATGAGTCCACGTCACTTCGCCCGCGTCTTCGGGCGGACGGTGGGCACGACGCCGGGCCAGTACGTGCGGCGATTACGTATCGCCCGGGCCCGTCAGCTCCTGGAGGCGACCGACCTGACAGTGTGTCAGATCGCGAGCCGCTGCGGTTTCACCGCCATCGAGACGTTCCTGCGCGCATTCGCCGCCGTCGTCGGTCTCACCCCCGCACAGTACCGGCACCACTTCCAGCTGCAGACGCACTCCGGCCCGGCCGTCGAGCCGGCAGGGGCGGAACGGAGGCCGGCGTGA
- a CDS encoding thiamine pyrophosphate-binding protein: protein MTCRMRLVDYVAAELERMGVRYVFGVGGANIEDLYEAVHRAPGRLRGVVAKHEFSAVTMADGCARATARIGVVAATSGGGAMNLVPGLAEAHASRIPVLALVGQPPTFQEGRGAFQDSSGKAGSFDALDVFAPVSRFCARVSEPDAIPGLLARAITVAQTEPRGPAVLLLPKDAQQGHLEVPAHPGSAAPAHTGASARAARTAAHTPPAVRGAGEAARPAGAPRAPAAPQPDPARLAEAVGVLEEASRVVVIAGEGAAGMQAREQLARLVRHLGACVAVSPDAKDVYDNRSPRFTGVAGVMGHPEVEDCLRRADACLLVGTRLPVLARGRLEALLTGMPVVCVDPEPPFVAAIPLLGPVAGTLRTLERRLSPRPSACPAHHPPSLQRPPAPSRAAPGYTAVAGAIAGALPQDAHVFVDAGNVGAAVIHALPAPRFGRFVVAVGMGGMGYTFGAGIGAALATGRRTYVVAGDGAFFMHGMEMHTALEYGAPVTFVVLNNNAHAMCVTREELFQGGARPENVFHPSRIAAGASAMFPRLRVETAGTPAQLRSALLRSNDAAGPALVAMDLDHRETPPFQPFLTALATGPGAAAPGHRPNHDEEKHTHDRPIHVG, encoded by the coding sequence GTGACCTGCCGGATGCGACTCGTGGACTACGTCGCCGCCGAACTGGAGCGGATGGGTGTCCGGTACGTCTTCGGCGTGGGCGGAGCCAACATCGAGGACCTGTACGAGGCGGTCCACCGTGCCCCCGGCCGCCTTCGCGGTGTCGTGGCCAAGCACGAGTTCTCCGCGGTCACCATGGCGGACGGGTGTGCCCGGGCCACCGCGCGCATCGGCGTCGTCGCGGCCACGTCGGGGGGCGGTGCGATGAACCTGGTTCCGGGACTGGCGGAGGCCCACGCCTCGCGCATCCCGGTCCTGGCCCTGGTGGGACAGCCGCCGACCTTCCAGGAGGGCCGGGGCGCCTTCCAGGACTCCAGCGGCAAGGCGGGCTCCTTCGACGCCCTGGACGTCTTCGCACCCGTCTCACGCTTCTGCGCCCGGGTGAGCGAACCCGACGCGATCCCGGGGCTGCTGGCCCGCGCGATCACCGTGGCACAGACCGAGCCCCGGGGTCCCGCCGTGCTGCTCCTGCCCAAGGACGCCCAGCAGGGACACCTCGAGGTGCCGGCGCACCCGGGATCCGCGGCACCCGCGCACACCGGAGCATCCGCGCGGGCCGCGCGCACGGCGGCACACACACCCCCCGCGGTGAGGGGAGCGGGCGAGGCGGCGCGGCCGGCCGGGGCGCCCCGCGCGCCCGCCGCTCCGCAGCCGGACCCCGCCCGCCTGGCCGAGGCGGTCGGCGTGCTGGAGGAAGCCTCCCGCGTCGTGGTGATCGCCGGAGAAGGAGCGGCCGGGATGCAGGCGCGCGAACAACTGGCCCGCCTGGTAAGGCACTTGGGTGCCTGCGTCGCCGTGTCGCCGGACGCCAAGGACGTCTACGACAACCGCAGCCCCCGGTTCACCGGCGTGGCAGGGGTGATGGGCCACCCCGAGGTCGAGGACTGCCTGCGCCGGGCCGACGCCTGCCTGCTGGTGGGCACGCGCCTGCCCGTCCTGGCGCGGGGGAGGCTGGAGGCGCTGCTCACCGGGATGCCGGTGGTCTGCGTCGATCCCGAGCCGCCGTTCGTCGCGGCGATCCCCCTGCTCGGACCGGTGGCCGGCACACTGCGGACGCTGGAGCGCCGGCTGTCGCCGCGGCCTTCCGCCTGCCCGGCCCACCACCCGCCGTCGCTCCAGCGCCCGCCCGCGCCCTCCCGTGCGGCCCCCGGGTACACCGCGGTGGCCGGTGCGATCGCCGGGGCGCTGCCCCAGGACGCCCATGTCTTCGTGGACGCCGGCAACGTCGGGGCCGCCGTGATCCACGCTCTGCCCGCCCCCCGCTTCGGCCGCTTCGTCGTGGCGGTGGGCATGGGAGGCATGGGCTACACATTCGGCGCCGGCATAGGCGCCGCGCTGGCCACGGGCCGGCGCACGTACGTGGTGGCCGGCGACGGGGCGTTCTTCATGCACGGCATGGAGATGCACACCGCCCTCGAGTACGGGGCACCGGTCACCTTCGTCGTCCTGAACAACAACGCGCACGCCATGTGCGTCACGCGCGAGGAACTCTTCCAGGGCGGCGCCCGCCCCGAGAACGTCTTCCACCCGTCCCGCATAGCGGCCGGCGCGTCGGCGATGTTCCCCCGGCTGCGCGTCGAGACGGCCGGCACCCCGGCACAGCTGCGATCCGCGTTGCTGCGCAGCAACGACGCTGCCGGGCCGGCCCTTGTCGCCATGGACCTCGACCACCGCGAGACGCCGCCGTTCCAGCCCTTCCTGACCGCCCTTGCCACCGGTCCGGGCGCCGCCGCTCCCGGACACCGGCCGAACCACGACGAGGAGAAGCACACGCATGACCGACCGATCCACGTTGGCTGA
- a CDS encoding RICIN domain-containing protein: MTDVLTVLVRTPRHRRRTAALAAALLAPAAAGLALVCAPGAHAATVPTTATTVVNAGSGKCVDARTAATANGTAVQQYACNGTAAQSWQFTATDNGYYRIGAASAPDQVWDETGVSTADGALAQLWLYGGGSNQQWLPVAEASGAYHFVNRNSGKCLDVPSASTADGVQLQQYTCNGTAAQSFTLSAGLTPPAGTPDFGPNVTVFDPSMPKSAIQSKIDSVYGTQQNNEFGTQRNALLFAPGTYDVDIPVGYYTQVAGLGLSPDQVSITGGGVHVEGHTSDGNATQNFWRDAENMSVSPSSGSTMWAVSQADPFRRMDVHGSMKLWDDTHGTSTNWSSGGYIGDSRVFGQIDSGTQQQFLTQDTAMNGGWTGHNWNMVFTGDTGAPATSFPSPQYTTVDQSPVMREKPFLYVDGSGSWQVFVPSARTNVQGPDWTGGTAPGTSLPIGRFYIVKPGDTATTVNDALAAGKNLIVTPGVYHLSAPLNITRPDTVVLGLGLATLVPDNGVSAITTADVDGIDIAGLLISANTTNSGTLMQVGPAGSGAAHGADPIVLHDVFFRVGGDLAGKATQTLVVNSNDVIGDDLWLWRADHTDGVGWTTNPAAGGLIVNGNNVTMYGLAVEHYQKYQTTWNGNGGRTYFYQSETPYDVPDQSAWTTSGGDLGYASYKVANSVTSHEAWGVGVYAYLRDNPSVVLGHAIEVPTTSTVKFHSMVTTVLGGDGTINHIVDGAGNQVTPSSNVAYLAGYP; the protein is encoded by the coding sequence GTGACCGACGTTCTCACCGTGCTCGTGCGAACCCCCCGGCACCGCAGACGCACCGCCGCCCTGGCCGCCGCCCTCCTGGCACCGGCCGCCGCGGGCCTCGCGCTGGTCTGTGCCCCCGGCGCCCACGCCGCGACCGTCCCCACCACCGCCACCACCGTCGTCAACGCGGGCAGCGGCAAGTGCGTCGACGCCCGCACGGCGGCCACCGCCAACGGCACCGCCGTGCAGCAGTACGCCTGCAACGGCACCGCCGCCCAGTCCTGGCAGTTCACCGCGACCGACAACGGCTACTACCGGATCGGCGCGGCCTCCGCGCCGGATCAGGTCTGGGACGAGACCGGCGTCTCCACCGCCGACGGCGCCCTGGCCCAACTGTGGCTGTACGGCGGCGGATCCAACCAGCAGTGGCTGCCGGTCGCCGAGGCCTCCGGCGCGTACCACTTCGTCAACCGCAACAGCGGCAAGTGCCTCGACGTGCCGTCGGCGTCCACCGCCGACGGCGTCCAGCTGCAGCAGTACACCTGCAACGGCACCGCCGCCCAGTCCTTCACGCTCTCCGCCGGCCTCACCCCGCCGGCCGGCACCCCCGACTTCGGACCCAATGTGACGGTGTTCGACCCGTCGATGCCGAAGTCCGCCATCCAGTCGAAGATCGACTCGGTCTACGGCACCCAGCAGAACAACGAGTTCGGCACCCAGCGCAACGCGCTGCTCTTCGCCCCCGGCACGTACGACGTCGACATACCCGTCGGCTACTACACCCAGGTCGCCGGGCTCGGCCTGTCACCGGACCAGGTGTCGATCACCGGCGGCGGTGTGCACGTCGAGGGGCACACCAGCGACGGCAACGCCACCCAGAACTTCTGGCGCGACGCCGAGAACATGTCGGTCAGCCCCAGCTCCGGCAGCACCATGTGGGCCGTCTCGCAGGCCGACCCGTTCCGGCGCATGGACGTGCACGGCAGCATGAAGCTGTGGGACGACACCCACGGCACCAGCACCAACTGGTCCAGCGGCGGCTACATCGGCGACTCCCGGGTCTTCGGCCAGATCGACTCCGGGACCCAGCAGCAGTTCCTCACCCAGGACACCGCCATGAACGGCGGCTGGACCGGGCACAACTGGAACATGGTCTTCACCGGCGACACCGGCGCCCCGGCGACCAGCTTCCCCAGCCCGCAGTACACCACCGTCGACCAGAGCCCGGTGATGCGCGAGAAGCCGTTCCTCTACGTCGACGGCTCGGGCAGCTGGCAGGTGTTCGTCCCGTCGGCGCGCACCAATGTGCAGGGCCCCGACTGGACCGGCGGCACCGCTCCCGGCACCTCGCTGCCGATCGGCCGGTTCTACATCGTCAAGCCCGGCGACACCGCCACGACCGTCAACGACGCGCTCGCCGCGGGCAAGAACCTGATCGTCACCCCCGGCGTCTACCACCTCTCCGCCCCGCTGAACATCACCCGCCCCGACACGGTCGTCCTCGGCCTGGGCCTGGCCACCCTCGTCCCGGACAACGGCGTCAGCGCGATCACCACCGCGGACGTCGACGGCATCGACATCGCCGGGCTGCTGATCAGCGCGAACACCACCAACTCCGGCACGCTGATGCAGGTCGGCCCGGCCGGCTCGGGCGCGGCTCACGGCGCCGACCCGATCGTGCTGCACGACGTGTTCTTCCGCGTCGGCGGCGACCTCGCCGGCAAGGCCACCCAGACACTCGTGGTCAACAGCAACGACGTCATCGGGGACGACCTGTGGCTGTGGCGGGCGGACCACACCGACGGCGTCGGCTGGACGACCAACCCGGCCGCAGGCGGGCTGATCGTCAACGGGAACAACGTGACCATGTACGGCCTGGCGGTCGAGCACTACCAGAAGTACCAGACCACCTGGAACGGCAACGGCGGCCGCACGTACTTCTACCAGAGCGAGACCCCCTACGACGTGCCCGACCAGTCCGCCTGGACCACCAGCGGGGGCGACCTCGGCTACGCCTCCTACAAGGTCGCCAACTCGGTCACCTCGCACGAGGCGTGGGGCGTGGGCGTCTACGCCTACCTGCGCGACAACCCCTCCGTGGTGCTCGGCCACGCCATCGAGGTGCCCACCACGTCCACGGTGAAGTTCCACAGCATGGTCACCACGGTCCTGGGCGGTGACGGCACCATCAACCACATCGTCGACGGCGCCGGCAACCAGGTGACACCGAGCAGCAACGTGGCCTATCTGGCCGGCTATCCGTAG
- a CDS encoding ribonuclease domain-containing protein, with protein MPTLRRPQLSLAKRFAVLIAAIASVLSVSAVNSPAANAAVYSSCSIDGCSDAASANSTWSSLGYPTSRGWYDWPDGECSYAGGEFYNNDGQLPSGDTFYEYDVYPRSCGAHRDAYRIVVDSDTGAVWYSPDHYTDFYQL; from the coding sequence TTGCCGACTCTGCGACGTCCCCAGCTGTCCTTGGCCAAGCGCTTCGCGGTGCTCATCGCCGCCATCGCGTCCGTGCTCAGCGTGTCCGCCGTCAACAGCCCTGCCGCGAACGCGGCGGTCTACAGCTCCTGCAGCATCGACGGATGCTCCGACGCGGCCTCGGCCAACTCGACCTGGTCCAGCCTCGGTTACCCGACCTCGCGGGGCTGGTACGACTGGCCGGACGGCGAGTGCAGCTACGCGGGCGGCGAGTTCTACAACAACGACGGGCAGTTGCCCTCCGGTGACACCTTCTACGAGTACGACGTCTACCCGCGCTCCTGCGGGGCCCACCGGGACGCCTACCGGATCGTCGTCGACTCCGACACCGGCGCGGTGTGGTACTCGCCGGACCACTACACCGACTTCTACCAGCTCTGA
- a CDS encoding LysE family translocator: protein MISIDRLLAFALASAVLIVVPGPGVLFVVGRALAHGRRTALATVLGHAAGNYVVAACVALGLGTLLERSAAVFLVLKAAGAAYLVWLGVQAIRRRRALTDALGAAAAPGSSRRALREGFVVGVTNPKALILFGAVLPQFVDRSSGHVPGQMLLLAAVSVGIGLASDGVWGVAASSVRTWFARSPRRYELVGGAGGLAMIGVGVTVAVTGRTD, encoded by the coding sequence GTGATATCGATTGATCGGCTGCTCGCCTTCGCACTGGCGTCCGCCGTGCTCATCGTGGTCCCGGGGCCGGGCGTGCTCTTCGTGGTGGGGCGGGCCCTGGCCCACGGCCGCCGCACGGCGCTGGCGACGGTCCTCGGGCACGCCGCGGGCAACTACGTCGTCGCGGCATGCGTGGCCCTCGGGCTCGGCACGCTGCTGGAGCGGTCGGCGGCGGTGTTCCTGGTCCTCAAGGCGGCCGGCGCCGCCTACCTGGTCTGGCTGGGTGTCCAGGCGATCAGGAGACGCCGGGCGCTGACCGACGCGCTCGGCGCCGCGGCGGCTCCCGGGAGTTCCCGGCGGGCGCTGCGGGAAGGGTTCGTCGTCGGCGTCACCAACCCGAAGGCGCTGATCCTCTTCGGCGCCGTGCTGCCGCAGTTCGTCGACCGGAGCAGCGGTCACGTGCCCGGGCAGATGCTGCTCCTTGCCGCGGTGTCCGTCGGGATCGGCCTGGCCTCCGACGGCGTGTGGGGCGTGGCCGCGAGCAGCGTACGGACGTGGTTCGCCCGCTCCCCGCGCCGGTACGAACTCGTGGGCGGCGCCGGGGGACTGGCGATGATCGGCGTGGGCGTGACCGTCGCCGTGACGGGACGCACGGACTGA